The Geobacter sp. AOG2 genome includes a window with the following:
- a CDS encoding methyl-accepting chemotaxis protein encodes MAFLFGNRNDMKKVMVCLSEFAKGNFDAPIEQFPGKRAIINETVETLRHNLKALVSDAAMLSKAAVEGKLATRADVSGHQGDFQKIVSGVNDTLDAVVGPLNVAAEYVDRIGKGDIPPLITDTYSGDFNEIKVNLNQCINGLQGLVEANQVLQRIAVNDYSLSVEGSYQGIFAEVAKATDAVKERVVSARNVCQHIAIGQYKEDLNALKKIGKRSDNDTLIPALVTMMEAIEALVDDTTMLSKAAVGGKLATRADVSKHHGDFQGIVSGINDTLDAVVGPLNVAAEYVDRIGKGDIPPLITDTYSGDFNEVKVNLNQCINGLQGLVESKEVLKAMALNDYTRKVEASCLGIFADIAQDTNEVRDRLLNLQRIATNISKGDLSDYEVLAKIEKRCENDHLMPSLISMEHAIKSLVDDAIMLSGAAVEGRLATRADASRHHGDFQKIVSSVNETLDAVIGPLNVAAEYVDRISKGDIPPAITDNYNGDFNEIKINLNILIDATNKITAAAKEVAGGNLMVELKERSSEDQLMHALSDMVAKLVEVVNNVKAAADNVTAGSREMSASSEEMSQGATEQAAAAEEASSSMEQMTANIRQSADNASQTEKIAIKSSEDAKEGGKAVAETVSAMKEIAGKISIIEEIARQTNLLALNAAIEAARAGEHGKG; translated from the coding sequence ATGGCTTTTCTGTTCGGAAACCGCAATGACATGAAAAAAGTTATGGTGTGCCTGTCGGAGTTCGCCAAGGGTAATTTCGATGCGCCGATAGAGCAGTTCCCCGGCAAGAGAGCGATCATCAATGAAACCGTCGAGACGTTACGCCACAACTTGAAAGCCCTCGTTTCCGACGCCGCCATGCTCTCCAAAGCCGCCGTGGAAGGCAAGCTGGCGACCCGTGCGGATGTTTCCGGGCACCAGGGGGATTTCCAAAAGATCGTCTCCGGCGTCAACGATACCCTGGACGCCGTCGTCGGCCCGCTGAACGTGGCGGCGGAATATGTGGACCGGATCGGCAAGGGGGACATTCCGCCCCTGATAACCGACACCTACAGCGGCGACTTCAACGAGATCAAGGTCAACCTCAACCAGTGCATCAACGGCTTGCAGGGATTGGTGGAAGCAAATCAGGTCCTGCAGCGAATCGCCGTAAACGACTACAGCCTGAGCGTAGAAGGTTCCTACCAGGGCATCTTCGCGGAGGTCGCCAAGGCGACCGATGCCGTCAAGGAGCGTGTCGTCAGCGCACGAAACGTTTGCCAGCACATCGCCATAGGGCAATACAAAGAGGACCTGAACGCCCTTAAAAAAATCGGCAAGCGCTCCGACAACGACACCTTGATACCGGCGCTTGTCACCATGATGGAAGCTATTGAAGCGCTGGTGGATGACACCACCATGCTCTCCAAGGCTGCTGTCGGCGGCAAGCTGGCCACCCGCGCCGATGTATCCAAACACCACGGCGACTTCCAGGGCATCGTCTCCGGCATTAACGATACCCTGGATGCCGTCGTCGGCCCGCTGAACGTGGCGGCGGAATATGTGGACCGGATCGGCAAGGGGGACATCCCGCCCCTGATAACCGACACCTACAGCGGCGACTTCAACGAGGTCAAAGTCAACCTCAACCAATGCATCAACGGGCTGCAGGGGCTGGTGGAATCCAAGGAGGTTCTCAAGGCCATGGCCTTGAACGATTACACCCGAAAAGTGGAGGCGTCCTGTCTCGGCATCTTTGCGGACATAGCCCAGGACACCAATGAGGTTCGGGATCGCCTGCTGAACCTCCAGAGGATTGCCACCAATATCTCGAAAGGGGATCTGAGCGATTACGAGGTGTTGGCGAAGATCGAGAAACGATGTGAAAACGACCATCTGATGCCGTCATTGATCTCGATGGAACACGCCATCAAATCTCTCGTGGATGATGCGATCATGCTCTCCGGGGCCGCCGTGGAAGGCAGGCTCGCCACCAGGGCCGACGCCTCCAGACATCACGGGGATTTCCAGAAGATCGTGTCCAGCGTCAACGAGACCCTGGACGCGGTTATCGGCCCGCTGAACGTGGCCGCCGAATACGTGGACCGCATCTCGAAAGGCGACATTCCGCCGGCGATCACGGACAACTACAACGGCGATTTCAACGAGATCAAGATCAACCTCAACATCCTCATCGACGCCACCAACAAGATCACCGCGGCGGCCAAGGAGGTGGCGGGCGGCAACCTCATGGTGGAGTTGAAGGAGCGTTCGTCCGAAGACCAACTGATGCACGCCCTCTCCGACATGGTGGCCAAGCTGGTGGAGGTGGTGAACAACGTGAAGGCCGCCGCCGACAACGTGACGGCAGGCAGCCGCGAGATGAGCGCCAGTTCCGAGGAGATGTCCCAGGGCGCGACGGAGCAGGCGGCCGCGGCCGAGGAGGCGTCCTCCAGCATGGAACAGATGACCGCCAATATCCGCCAGAGCGCCGACAACGCCTCCCAGACCGAGAAGATCGCCATCAAGAGTTCCGAAGACGCCAAGGAGGGCGGCAAGGCGGTGGCCGAGACCGTTTCCGCCATGAAGGAGATCGCCGGCAAGATCTCCATCATCGAGGAGATCGCCCGCCAGACCAACCTGTTGGCCCTGAACGCCGCCATCGAGGCGGCCCGGGCCGGGGAGCACGGCAAAGG
- a CDS encoding sigma-54-dependent Fis family transcriptional regulator has product MPHTALVVDDEQSIQKMLSLLLAKAGDLAVDCASSISEAERFLADKRYDLIIADIFLGNGTGIDLLRRIREYDTKAQVVLITGRPEADSAAEALRLGASDYLAKPFTPQQIIAVVQRAMRTKRLMEENERQQANLNAIFHSASDGIILVDRDNRLAQINEAALRSCRYGTEHLGASLPDIESGCTGTCGKVLADVLRDGVQRTIRRLECRKTDGTKRIISLSVSPVVDGEGAINGAVAILRDETDLVFLEKQVHRRSGFGGIVGGNNAMQRMYTLIEMLADVQTTVLVNGESGTGKELVAAALHHQGVRRDKPFVKVNCSALAEHLLESELFGHVRGAFTGAVSAKIGRFQKANGGTIFLDEIGDISLAMQMRLLRVLQEQEFEPVGDSTPIKVDVRVVAATNQDLVEKVRLGTFRHDLYYRLNVVRLVIPPLRDRRDDIPLLVDYFLEKFRNKFGKDLGAVSHEVMTLFMRHPWPGNVRELEHVLEHAAILCPTTVIAVEDLPQDFCASFQQQPAGGTPPPPSTMEDALAMADGNKAKAARLLGVSRSTLYRMLHEDPASDDTP; this is encoded by the coding sequence ATGCCCCACACCGCCCTGGTAGTCGATGACGAACAATCGATACAAAAAATGCTCTCGCTCCTGCTGGCCAAGGCGGGGGACCTTGCCGTCGATTGCGCCTCAAGCATCTCCGAGGCCGAGCGTTTTCTGGCCGATAAGAGATACGATCTGATCATAGCCGACATCTTTCTCGGCAACGGCACCGGCATCGACCTGCTACGCCGCATCAGGGAGTACGACACGAAGGCCCAGGTGGTCCTGATCACCGGACGCCCCGAGGCGGACTCGGCCGCGGAGGCGCTCAGACTGGGGGCGAGCGATTATCTCGCCAAACCCTTCACCCCGCAGCAGATCATCGCCGTCGTCCAGCGCGCCATGCGCACGAAACGCCTGATGGAGGAGAACGAACGCCAACAGGCGAACCTGAACGCCATCTTTCACAGCGCCTCGGACGGCATCATCCTGGTGGACCGCGACAACCGCCTGGCCCAGATCAATGAAGCGGCCCTGCGGTCCTGCCGTTACGGCACGGAGCACCTGGGCGCCTCCCTTCCGGACATCGAATCGGGCTGCACCGGCACATGCGGAAAGGTTCTGGCCGATGTGCTGCGCGACGGCGTCCAGCGCACGATCCGCCGCCTCGAATGCCGGAAGACGGACGGGACAAAACGGATCATCAGCCTCAGCGTTTCTCCCGTGGTCGACGGCGAGGGCGCCATCAACGGGGCCGTGGCCATTCTGCGCGACGAGACGGACCTGGTCTTCCTGGAAAAACAGGTGCACCGGAGAAGCGGCTTTGGCGGCATTGTCGGCGGCAATAACGCCATGCAACGGATGTACACCCTGATCGAGATGCTGGCCGACGTGCAGACCACGGTCCTCGTAAACGGCGAAAGCGGCACCGGCAAAGAGCTGGTGGCGGCGGCGCTGCACCATCAGGGCGTCCGGCGCGACAAGCCGTTCGTGAAGGTCAACTGTTCGGCGCTGGCGGAGCACCTCCTGGAGAGCGAACTGTTCGGCCATGTGCGCGGCGCGTTTACCGGCGCGGTATCCGCCAAGATCGGCCGCTTTCAGAAGGCGAACGGGGGGACGATCTTTCTCGACGAGATCGGCGACATCTCCCTGGCCATGCAGATGAGGCTGTTGCGCGTATTGCAGGAGCAGGAGTTCGAACCGGTCGGCGACTCCACGCCCATCAAGGTCGATGTGCGGGTCGTCGCGGCAACCAACCAGGACCTGGTCGAAAAGGTCCGGCTCGGCACCTTCCGCCACGACCTCTACTACCGCCTGAACGTGGTGCGCCTCGTGATCCCCCCCCTGCGCGACCGCAGGGACGATATCCCGCTTCTGGTGGACTATTTTCTGGAAAAATTCCGCAACAAGTTCGGGAAGGACCTGGGTGCCGTGTCCCACGAGGTCATGACGCTGTTCATGCGCCACCCCTGGCCGGGAAACGTGCGCGAACTGGAGCACGTCCTCGAACATGCCGCGATCCTCTGCCCCACCACGGTCATTGCGGTGGAAGACCTGCCGCAGGACTTCTGCGCCTCCTTTCAGCAGCAGCCGGCGGGCGGCACACCGCCACCCCCTTCGACCATGGAGGATGCCCTTGCCATGGCGGACGGCAACAAGGCCAAGGCCGCCCGCCTGTTGGGCGTCAGCCGCAGCACGCTCTACCGGATGCTTCACGAAGACCCCGCCTCCGACGACACCCCCTGA
- a CDS encoding universal stress protein — protein sequence MEDFKRILVVSRMTMYCREAVHYGISLARKYNAELSILHVVHNPFGIEGWNLPIVSLEAEYQKLFEEAKADLDRIIREEKAKGFPIRELIKSGDPTEEVLKTVKDEKIDLLILLAHEEGRIEHFLFGRSNEELIRRMPCSIMLVKKEPKAIHW from the coding sequence ATGGAAGATTTCAAACGCATACTCGTTGTCAGCAGGATGACCATGTACTGCCGGGAAGCCGTCCATTACGGCATTTCGCTGGCACGCAAATACAATGCGGAGCTTTCCATCCTGCACGTTGTCCATAATCCTTTCGGGATCGAAGGATGGAATTTGCCCATCGTCTCCCTTGAGGCGGAATACCAAAAACTCTTCGAAGAGGCGAAAGCGGACCTGGACCGGATCATTCGGGAGGAAAAGGCCAAAGGATTTCCGATCCGGGAACTGATCAAGAGCGGAGACCCGACCGAAGAGGTCCTGAAGACGGTCAAGGACGAAAAGATCGATCTCCTCATCCTGTTGGCGCATGAGGAGGGGCGGATCGAACATTTTCTGTTCGGCCGCAGCAATGAAGAATTGATCCGCAGGATGCCCTGTTCGATCATGCTCGTGAAGAAGGAGCCCAAAGCGATACACTGGTAG
- a CDS encoding Crp/Fnr family transcriptional regulator: protein MIRRTFDPELATKIVRDVPLFSCFSHEEIASLLEKAAIYSYHKDEIIIHADDPARRMYIILKGRVRVVEITAGGEERVMAFRHRGDYFGDMGLLDGRTDFATVIAMEPSRVLLISKEAFDELFLDNNKALLQVVAVLCRRLRESWLFHNIIGINDAESKIRATLAHYSTTLGTQDSHGVIINSVFSQQSIADRVQITRETVTRVLRKMKDQNEIEMVGRHFKLLPVFFDKYRQSPLYKNFTADR, encoded by the coding sequence ATGATCCGAAGAACGTTTGACCCGGAGTTGGCGACCAAGATCGTTAGGGATGTCCCGCTGTTTTCCTGCTTCTCCCATGAGGAGATCGCGTCGTTGCTGGAGAAAGCCGCCATCTACAGCTACCACAAGGACGAGATCATCATCCATGCCGATGACCCTGCCAGGCGGATGTACATCATCCTCAAGGGGCGGGTCCGGGTTGTGGAGATCACGGCCGGCGGGGAGGAACGGGTAATGGCGTTCCGCCACCGCGGCGATTACTTCGGCGACATGGGGCTGCTGGACGGCAGGACCGATTTCGCCACGGTGATCGCCATGGAACCGAGCAGGGTTCTGTTGATTTCCAAGGAGGCGTTCGACGAGTTGTTTCTGGACAACAACAAGGCGCTGCTCCAGGTTGTCGCCGTGCTCTGCCGACGCCTGCGGGAGAGTTGGCTCTTCCATAATATCATCGGGATAAACGATGCGGAGTCGAAGATCAGGGCAACCCTGGCCCATTACAGCACGACCCTGGGGACGCAGGACAGTCACGGCGTGATCATCAATTCCGTCTTCTCGCAGCAGAGCATTGCCGACCGCGTCCAGATCACCCGCGAGACGGTGACCAGGGTGTTGAGGAAGATGAAGGATCAGAACGAGATAGAGATGGTCGGGCGGCACTTCAAGCTGCTTCCCGTTTTTTTCGACAAGTACCGCCAGTCCCCGCTCTACAAGAACTTCACCGCGGACCGGTAA
- a CDS encoding DUF2844 domain-containing protein: MKDSIHVRLVCLGILAGVFILARHGEAALGGTAASVTADRTALAAVHRATTTRSAYTVQEYQSDSTTVREYVSSAGVVFAVAWNGRVNPDLTTLLGSYAGEYQAALRKTARKRGLRRQEVQSDQVVVEKWGHMRNLQGRAYSPALIPSGVTIDEIK; encoded by the coding sequence ATGAAAGATAGCATCCATGTCCGGTTAGTCTGTCTCGGCATCCTCGCGGGCGTATTCATCCTCGCCCGGCACGGGGAGGCCGCCCTCGGCGGAACCGCCGCTTCGGTCACCGCCGATCGCACGGCCCTTGCGGCGGTGCACCGCGCCACCACGACCCGCAGCGCCTACACGGTCCAGGAGTACCAGTCCGATTCGACCACGGTGCGGGAGTACGTGTCGTCGGCCGGCGTGGTGTTCGCCGTTGCCTGGAACGGCCGGGTCAATCCGGACCTCACCACCCTTCTCGGCTCCTATGCCGGCGAATATCAGGCCGCTTTGCGGAAAACCGCGCGCAAGCGGGGGCTCAGGCGGCAAGAGGTGCAGTCGGACCAGGTCGTGGTGGAGAAGTGGGGCCATATGCGGAATCTGCAGGGGAGGGCCTATAGCCCGGCCTTGATTCCTTCGGGGGTAACCATCGATGAGATCAAGTAA
- a CDS encoding DUF3443 domain-containing protein has product MRSSNLFFAFLVMTLVSACGSGGGTSSTTSTTSTGGTDTTTTTTASNVLTVTVNGSLCSSSTSSSYPNKPCVSVTICSPGTSTCQTVNDILLDTGSYGLRIFNTALTGVTLTQVASDGGGSLAECVQFGDGSQLWGPVMTADVVLGGEDAVQMPIQVINSGFGTLPATCSSADASPSAAGFNGILGVGLFAEDCGTDCRDYADNRQYYSVSGTSTVASVAPLASQVINPVAALPVDNNGVIVTLPTVATAGATSATGSLTLGIGTQTNNVPSSVTAYPSDQYAEFLTTYNGTSYYGFLDTGSNGLFFPSTSLLPACTVPGYSDWFCPSTTQSLTAVNAGYAGSPSGTVAFTIGNAITMFNTSNAVFPALGGPMSGGFDWGLPFFLGRTVYVGIDNKTSTLGTGPYWAY; this is encoded by the coding sequence ATGAGATCAAGTAACCTGTTTTTTGCCTTCCTCGTCATGACACTCGTCTCCGCCTGCGGTTCCGGGGGCGGGACGAGCAGCACCACCAGCACTACCTCGACCGGCGGTACCGATACGACGACCACCACCACGGCGAGCAATGTGCTTACCGTCACCGTCAACGGCTCGCTCTGCTCCAGCAGCACCTCCAGTTCCTATCCCAACAAGCCGTGCGTCAGCGTGACGATCTGCAGCCCCGGCACCTCGACCTGCCAGACCGTCAACGATATCCTGCTGGATACCGGCAGTTACGGGTTGCGCATCTTCAATACCGCCCTGACCGGCGTGACCCTCACCCAGGTTGCCAGCGACGGCGGCGGGTCGCTGGCCGAATGCGTGCAGTTCGGGGATGGGTCGCAGTTGTGGGGTCCGGTGATGACGGCGGATGTGGTCCTGGGAGGAGAAGACGCCGTGCAGATGCCGATCCAGGTGATCAACTCCGGCTTCGGCACGCTCCCGGCGACCTGCAGCAGCGCCGACGCAAGCCCCAGCGCGGCAGGGTTCAACGGCATCCTGGGGGTGGGGTTGTTCGCAGAGGATTGCGGCACGGATTGCCGCGACTATGCCGATAACAGGCAGTACTACAGTGTCTCGGGGACGAGCACGGTCGCCAGCGTCGCTCCCCTTGCCAGCCAGGTCATCAACCCGGTCGCGGCCCTGCCGGTGGACAACAACGGCGTGATAGTGACGCTCCCCACGGTCGCCACGGCAGGGGCGACGTCGGCCACCGGTTCGCTCACCCTGGGGATCGGCACCCAGACCAACAACGTCCCATCGTCGGTAACGGCCTATCCCTCCGACCAGTATGCCGAATTCCTGACGACCTATAACGGTACGAGCTACTACGGTTTTCTGGACACCGGTTCCAACGGCCTGTTTTTCCCGTCCACGAGCCTGTTGCCGGCCTGCACCGTCCCCGGCTATTCCGATTGGTTCTGCCCCTCCACGACCCAGAGCCTGACCGCCGTCAACGCGGGGTACGCCGGTTCGCCGTCCGGCACCGTTGCCTTCACCATCGGCAATGCGATCACCATGTTCAATACGTCCAACGCGGTGTTCCCAGCGCTTGGAGGGCCAATGAGCGGCGGGTTCGACTGGGGATTGCCGTTCTTCCTGGGGCGGACCGTCTACGTGGGGATCGACAACAAGACCTCCACCCTGGGGACCGGGCCGTACTGGGCATATTGA
- a CDS encoding response regulator — protein sequence MNGKILIVEDEEKLAGLLLDYLEQSGFEAHCLTNGIPVVAWIRENTPSLILLDLMLPGRDGLEICKDIRTFSNVPVIMVTARVEEIDRLLGLELGADDYICKPFSPREVVARVKSVLRRAGSEQTIQAEGLTLDESRYRATLTGHDLDLTAVEFKLLQFLATSPGRIYGRQQLMDQIYRDQRTVCDRTIDSHIKKLRKKIAVADPDRELIHSVYGVGYKFEML from the coding sequence ATGAATGGAAAAATACTGATCGTCGAAGATGAAGAAAAACTGGCGGGACTATTGCTCGATTATCTGGAACAGAGCGGTTTCGAGGCCCACTGCTTGACCAACGGCATCCCGGTGGTCGCCTGGATCCGGGAGAACACGCCCAGCCTCATCCTGCTCGACCTCATGCTGCCGGGCCGCGACGGCCTGGAGATCTGCAAGGATATCCGGACCTTCTCCAACGTGCCGGTCATCATGGTCACCGCCCGCGTCGAGGAGATCGACCGCCTGCTCGGGCTCGAACTGGGGGCCGACGACTACATCTGCAAACCGTTCAGTCCGCGCGAGGTCGTAGCGCGGGTCAAGTCGGTCCTGCGCCGGGCCGGAAGCGAACAGACGATCCAGGCGGAGGGGCTCACCCTCGACGAATCGCGCTACCGGGCCACCCTCACGGGTCACGACCTGGACCTCACGGCGGTGGAGTTCAAACTGCTGCAGTTCCTGGCTACCAGTCCGGGACGCATTTACGGCCGGCAGCAGCTCATGGACCAGATCTATCGCGACCAACGCACCGTGTGCGACCGCACCATCGACAGTCACATCAAAAAGCTGCGCAAAAAGATCGCCGTGGCCGATCCCGACCGGGAACTGATCCATTCGGTGTATGGGGTCGGCTATAAATTCGAGATGCTGTAA
- a CDS encoding ATP-binding protein yields MARKEQKLIKIRITYRLFLVILAATILTVVSMFFIMQWGLERGFRHYMHEVEQTQFARLAVRLEAGYAARGSWDYLKNEPEQWFRLIMETFPQGHPAPPEGGPPEARRPGDREPGPFPFGHPPREIGKLFLLLDGNKQPIFAPPVIPADVQLKQLQHDKKTVGYLGLMAHRRLPDDIQSRFLKDIQSVLTLMAGTLVLLAAGLALPLARRLVRPIKALAAATDRLAAGEFSTRVPVTSADELGHLARGFNSLALTLEKNEQTRRQWVADISHELRTPLAILRGELEAIQDRIRPATPDAIDSLHGEVMRLEHLVNDLYQLSLSDVGALTYRKVEMELETLLSSVFASYRPQFAARGIATTAAIPQDGKAVVFGDPERMHQLFANLFDNSLKYTDPGGTIAVRLARRADRVTIDVEDSAPGVPDSELDRLFERLYRVEASRNRAAGGAGLGLAICRNIVEAHAGTIDAHPSSLGGLWIRIELPLTGRCS; encoded by the coding sequence ATGGCAAGAAAGGAACAGAAGTTGATAAAGATACGCATCACCTACCGGTTGTTCCTGGTGATCCTGGCGGCCACGATCCTGACCGTGGTGAGCATGTTCTTCATCATGCAGTGGGGTCTCGAACGGGGCTTCCGGCATTATATGCACGAGGTGGAGCAGACCCAGTTCGCGCGGCTGGCGGTACGGCTGGAGGCGGGCTATGCCGCCCGGGGGAGCTGGGATTACCTGAAGAACGAGCCGGAACAATGGTTCCGGCTCATAATGGAAACGTTCCCGCAAGGACATCCCGCCCCCCCCGAGGGAGGGCCGCCGGAAGCCCGCCGGCCCGGAGACCGGGAACCGGGTCCGTTCCCCTTTGGGCACCCCCCCCGGGAGATCGGCAAACTGTTCCTCCTGCTCGACGGGAATAAACAGCCGATATTCGCTCCACCCGTCATCCCGGCCGATGTCCAGCTCAAGCAGCTCCAACACGACAAGAAGACCGTGGGATACCTGGGACTGATGGCCCACCGGCGGCTCCCCGATGACATCCAGAGCCGCTTTCTCAAGGACATACAATCGGTCCTCACCCTGATGGCGGGAACCCTCGTGCTGCTGGCGGCGGGGCTCGCCCTCCCCCTGGCGCGGCGCCTCGTCCGGCCGATCAAGGCCCTGGCCGCGGCCACCGACCGCCTTGCCGCCGGGGAATTCTCCACCAGGGTGCCGGTGACATCGGCGGATGAACTGGGCCATCTCGCCCGGGGCTTCAACTCCCTGGCCCTGACCCTGGAAAAGAACGAACAGACGCGACGGCAATGGGTGGCCGACATCTCCCACGAGTTGCGCACCCCCCTGGCCATCCTGCGGGGCGAGCTCGAAGCCATTCAGGACAGGATCCGGCCGGCAACCCCGGACGCCATCGATTCGCTCCACGGGGAAGTCATGCGTCTGGAGCACCTGGTGAACGACCTGTATCAGCTTTCCCTCTCCGACGTCGGCGCGCTGACCTATCGCAAGGTGGAAATGGAGCTGGAAACCCTGTTGTCATCGGTATTCGCCAGCTACCGCCCCCAGTTCGCCGCCCGGGGGATCGCCACCACAGCCGCCATACCCCAGGATGGAAAGGCCGTGGTGTTCGGCGATCCCGAACGGATGCACCAGCTTTTTGCCAATCTTTTCGACAATTCCTTGAAATATACCGATCCGGGCGGCACGATCGCCGTTCGCCTGGCCCGCCGCGCTGATCGCGTTACCATCGACGTCGAGGATTCGGCCCCCGGCGTACCGGATAGCGAGCTTGACAGGTTGTTCGAGCGCCTCTATCGCGTGGAGGCATCCCGCAACCGGGCGGCCGGGGGGGCGGGGCTCGGGCTGGCCATCTGCCGCAATATCGTCGAGGCCCACGCCGGTACCATCGACGCCCATCCCTCATCGCTGGGCGGCCTCTGGATAAGAATCGAATTACCGTTGACGGGGAGATGCTCATGA
- a CDS encoding Spy/CpxP family protein refolding chaperone, producing the protein MKRQIIMCALLAATALGVNGVWAGGGDDHGQRMRGEEGDGPIGMMPPPPPPEEIIAHMTRQLKLTGDQQTKIKAVFAADREKTATLMQKLGEYRKQLHDAARGATFDEAAIRALATKQAQAEVELIVARERVRSQVSALLTPEQRVAAEKFPPPFRRGQGPWFRGPEAGFMPPPPPPPCGCGRWPGAGEYGDGDEMRGPCPGSDEERG; encoded by the coding sequence ATGAAACGGCAGATTATCATGTGTGCCCTGCTGGCAGCCACGGCGCTCGGGGTGAACGGCGTCTGGGCCGGGGGCGGAGACGATCACGGACAAAGAATGAGGGGGGAAGAGGGGGACGGGCCGATCGGCATGATGCCTCCTCCTCCGCCTCCCGAAGAGATAATTGCACATATGACGCGGCAGCTCAAGCTGACCGGCGATCAGCAGACGAAGATCAAGGCGGTCTTTGCGGCGGACCGGGAAAAAACAGCGACGCTCATGCAAAAACTGGGTGAATACCGCAAGCAATTGCACGATGCCGCCCGCGGCGCAACCTTCGATGAGGCGGCAATCCGGGCTCTGGCCACCAAACAGGCCCAGGCCGAGGTCGAGCTGATCGTTGCCCGCGAGCGGGTACGGAGCCAGGTGAGCGCTCTGTTGACCCCGGAACAGCGGGTTGCCGCCGAGAAGTTTCCGCCGCCGTTTCGTCGCGGGCAGGGGCCTTGGTTCCGCGGGCCGGAGGCCGGATTCATGCCGCCGCCACCGCCGCCGCCGTGCGGTTGCGGGAGATGGCCGGGAGCGGGAGAGTACGGCGACGGTGACGAAATGCGCGGTCCCTGCCCCGGCTCCGATGAGGAGCGGGGATAG
- a CDS encoding PDZ domain-containing protein → MQFGDYIKGPQSKKPTKCDVLGMAVTEIDQVSALRSGMEMAAGLIVTAVRWGSAADLAGVASGDIISEVDGSPTRSLKDLKKLLAAHDPQTPFRLLFLRIGTWRYFTIPFDEDCCAEKTRPALAAG, encoded by the coding sequence ATGCAATTTGGCGATTATATTAAAGGTCCGCAGAGTAAAAAACCGACGAAGTGCGATGTTCTGGGTATGGCGGTCACTGAAATAGACCAGGTTTCCGCCCTGCGGAGCGGCATGGAAATGGCGGCCGGGCTCATCGTCACGGCGGTCAGGTGGGGGAGCGCGGCCGACCTGGCCGGGGTGGCGAGCGGCGATATCATTTCGGAGGTGGACGGAAGTCCCACCAGAAGCCTCAAGGACCTGAAAAAACTGCTGGCGGCGCACGATCCGCAAACACCGTTCAGGCTCCTGTTCCTGCGTATCGGCACCTGGCGTTACTTCACCATCCCTTTCGACGAGGATTGTTGTGCAGAAAAGACGCGACCCGCCCTGGCGGCCGGTTAG
- a CDS encoding CerR family C-terminal domain-containing protein, which produces MTKKNSIKTRERLLAAASEVFVAKGYRDATVADICNRAGANISAVNYYFGSKEALYREAWLHAFTEAIKAHPPDGGVSAAAPAAERLRGQVRALLARIADEKCKDFAISRMELANPTGLLSEVMRSELNPLREKTESLVRELLGPRASDTQVHFCEISIVSMCINPMVMKRVKQGDGSKRHGGHAPIEDLEAFADHVMTFSLAGIAAVRGQA; this is translated from the coding sequence ATGACAAAAAAGAATTCCATCAAAACGCGGGAAAGGCTGTTGGCCGCCGCAAGCGAGGTGTTTGTCGCAAAGGGGTACCGCGATGCCACTGTTGCGGATATCTGCAACCGGGCCGGGGCGAACATCTCGGCGGTGAATTACTACTTCGGCAGCAAGGAGGCGCTGTACCGGGAGGCTTGGCTGCATGCCTTTACCGAGGCCATAAAAGCGCATCCGCCGGACGGGGGGGTGAGTGCCGCCGCACCGGCCGCAGAGCGGCTTCGCGGGCAGGTCAGGGCGCTCCTGGCCCGAATTGCCGACGAGAAGTGCAAGGACTTCGCCATCTCCCGGATGGAGCTTGCCAACCCTACCGGCCTCTTGTCAGAGGTCATGAGGTCGGAACTCAATCCCCTGCGGGAGAAGACCGAGTCCCTGGTGCGCGAGCTGCTCGGGCCGCGGGCCTCCGATACCCAGGTGCATTTCTGCGAGATAAGCATCGTCAGCATGTGCATCAATCCCATGGTGATGAAAAGGGTCAAGCAGGGGGACGGGAGCAAAAGGCACGGCGGCCATGCTCCCATCGAAGATCTTGAGGCGTTTGCAGATCATGTGATGACATTTTCCCTGGCCGGAATAGCAGCCGTTCGCGGCCAGGCATAG